Proteins found in one Chlamydia pneumoniae TW-183 genomic segment:
- a CDS encoding cation-translocating P-type ATPase: MFSRLFFTSFSAEVVNTFFESGMSEDTSPLLSKQNRKLSHNLPLKSAYLSLGTYLIALLSFWLHAKNLSNLFVVFTFFLAGTPALIKSLDNICQKVVNIDILMTSAAFGSIFIGGALEGALLLVLFAISEALGQMVSGKAKSTLVSLKQLAPTTGWLVLEDGNLQKVAINKIEVGNILRIKSGEVVPLDGEILHGSSSINLMHLTGEKVPKSCHPGSIVPAGAHNMEGSFDLRVLRTGSDSTIAHIINLVIQAQNSKPRLQQRLDKYSSVYALSIFAIACGIALLVPLFTSIPLLGPQSAFYRALAFLIAASPCALIIAIPIAYLSAINACAKHGVLLKGGVILDRLVSCNSVVMDKTGTLTTGELTCIGCDYFGSKNETFFPSVLALEQSSSHPIAEAIVSYLMEQKVSSLPADRYLTVPGEGVRGYFNEQEAFVGRVETGLGKVPSEYLEDIEQKIYQAKQHGEICSLAYVGNSFALFYFRDIPRPQAKEIIQDLKDLGYPVSMLTGDHKVSAENTAEILGISEVFFDLTPEDKLAKIRELATQRQIMMVGDGINDAPALAQATVGIAMGEAGSATAIEAADIVLLHDSLSSLPWIIQKAKQTKKVVSQNLALALAIILLVSWPASLGIIPLWLAVILHEGSTVIVGLNALRLLKS; the protein is encoded by the coding sequence GTGTTCTCCCGTTTGTTTTTCACTTCATTTTCTGCAGAAGTAGTGAATACATTTTTTGAATCAGGGATGTCTGAAGATACGAGTCCCCTTCTATCTAAACAAAATCGCAAATTGAGTCACAATCTTCCTTTAAAATCGGCGTATTTATCTTTAGGGACCTACTTGATTGCTCTTCTAAGTTTCTGGCTCCATGCAAAAAATCTCTCTAACTTATTTGTAGTATTTACATTTTTTCTTGCTGGCACTCCTGCTCTGATTAAGTCGTTAGATAACATATGTCAAAAGGTAGTGAACATTGATATTTTGATGACATCAGCAGCCTTCGGCTCTATTTTTATTGGAGGAGCTTTAGAAGGAGCCTTGCTTCTTGTCTTGTTTGCGATTTCAGAAGCGTTGGGACAGATGGTATCGGGGAAAGCAAAGAGCACTTTAGTCTCTTTGAAGCAGCTCGCTCCTACTACGGGTTGGCTTGTCTTAGAAGATGGCAACTTACAAAAAGTCGCAATCAACAAGATTGAGGTTGGAAATATCCTACGCATTAAAAGTGGCGAGGTTGTGCCTTTGGACGGAGAAATCCTTCATGGTTCTTCTTCTATCAACCTCATGCATCTTACTGGAGAAAAAGTTCCTAAATCCTGTCATCCAGGGTCGATTGTTCCTGCGGGAGCCCATAATATGGAAGGGAGTTTCGATCTTCGTGTCTTACGTACGGGATCGGATTCTACCATCGCTCATATTATCAATTTAGTCATTCAGGCACAGAACTCTAAACCTAGGTTACAGCAACGCTTAGATAAATATTCTTCAGTATATGCTCTCTCTATTTTTGCAATTGCCTGTGGAATTGCCCTTTTGGTTCCTTTATTTACTTCCATTCCATTGTTAGGACCTCAGAGTGCATTTTACCGTGCCCTAGCGTTTCTTATTGCAGCGTCTCCGTGTGCTTTGATCATTGCGATTCCTATTGCCTATTTAAGTGCTATCAATGCCTGTGCGAAACATGGGGTTCTCCTGAAAGGCGGTGTGATTTTAGATCGTTTAGTTTCTTGTAATTCTGTAGTGATGGATAAAACGGGAACGTTAACGACTGGCGAGCTTACCTGTATAGGTTGCGACTACTTCGGTTCTAAAAATGAGACCTTTTTCCCTTCAGTATTAGCTTTAGAGCAGTCTTCATCTCATCCGATTGCTGAGGCTATTGTTTCTTACCTTATGGAGCAGAAGGTATCCTCGCTTCCTGCAGATCGGTATCTTACAGTTCCTGGAGAGGGGGTTCGTGGCTATTTCAATGAACAAGAAGCTTTTGTAGGTCGGGTAGAAACAGGACTAGGGAAGGTGCCTTCTGAGTATCTTGAAGATATAGAACAAAAAATTTATCAGGCGAAGCAACATGGGGAGATTTGTTCTCTAGCGTATGTTGGGAATAGTTTTGCTCTATTTTATTTTCGAGATATTCCTCGTCCTCAAGCTAAAGAAATCATTCAAGATCTCAAAGATCTCGGCTATCCCGTGAGCATGCTCACGGGAGATCATAAAGTCAGTGCTGAAAATACAGCGGAAATTTTAGGAATTTCTGAGGTATTTTTCGATCTCACCCCTGAGGATAAGTTAGCGAAAATACGCGAGCTTGCAACACAACGTCAAATTATGATGGTCGGCGATGGAATTAATGATGCTCCTGCTTTAGCACAAGCTACTGTAGGCATTGCTATGGGAGAAGCTGGAAGCGCTACAGCAATAGAAGCTGCTGATATTGTTCTCCTGCACGACTCCTTGTCGTCCCTCCCTTGGATCATTCAAAAAGCAAAACAAACGAAAAAAGTTGTTTCGCAGAACCTTGCACTAGCGCTTGCTATTATTCTTTTAGTCTCCTGGCCTGCATCGTTAGGGATCATTCCTCTATGGCTCGCGGTAATTCTTCATGAGGGAAGTACGGTGATTGTGGGGTTAAATGCTCTCCGTTTGCTGAAAAGTTAG
- a CDS encoding VIT1/CCC1 transporter family protein yields the protein MTQDPHDHFKSRTPEDHIKHVRDKHRVCKGEPHTTFKGFFYHLANNALSTGVFIFFIRTLFFLIPTNRALQVKSLISLGVGWTFYHGCLKARKAWAYMELSHRSMLEEKNEIEENFEQEKIELRILFENQGFKDPLLQEMVEYVCSDSTLLLDTMIREELYIRKEDLPHPLIQGGSRILGGLCGLAIFLPLVLCISYTLAGVFSALMVLVLSFLKAKILKNDKISEMVWVLGIFITSASIISSLMKLL from the coding sequence ATGACTCAGGATCCACATGACCACTTTAAATCACGCACTCCAGAGGACCACATAAAGCATGTTAGAGACAAGCACAGAGTCTGTAAAGGGGAGCCCCATACAACCTTTAAAGGGTTTTTCTATCACTTAGCTAATAATGCTTTATCTACTGGCGTTTTTATTTTTTTCATTCGGACGTTGTTTTTCTTAATTCCTACGAATCGTGCGCTTCAAGTAAAATCCTTAATATCTTTAGGCGTTGGCTGGACATTTTACCACGGATGCTTAAAAGCAAGAAAAGCTTGGGCCTATATGGAACTCTCGCATCGTTCTATGCTGGAAGAGAAAAACGAGATTGAAGAGAATTTTGAACAAGAAAAAATAGAACTCCGGATTTTGTTTGAGAATCAAGGGTTTAAAGACCCTCTCCTCCAAGAGATGGTAGAATATGTCTGTTCCGATTCTACCCTACTACTAGATACGATGATTCGAGAAGAGCTTTACATTCGAAAAGAAGATCTTCCTCATCCCCTGATTCAAGGAGGATCTAGAATATTAGGAGGTCTATGTGGGCTTGCCATTTTCCTCCCACTAGTCCTATGCATCAGCTACACCCTTGCAGGGGTCTTTTCTGCTCTTATGGTTCTGGTTCTTTCCTTCCTAAAAGCTAAAATTCTAAAAAACGATAAAATTTCCGAAATGGTTTGGGTGTTAGGGATCTTCATCACTTCCGCGAGTATTATCTCATCATTAATGAAATTATTATAA
- the serS gene encoding serine--tRNA ligase has protein sequence MLDIKIIRKTPEECETRLRKKDPKISLEPVLSLDKEVRQLKTDSETLQAQRRLLSQDIHKAKTQGVDATNLIQEVETLAADLEKIEQHLDQKNAQLHELLSHLPNYPADDIPVSEDKAGNQVIKSVGDLPIFSFPPKHHLELNQELDILDFQAAAKTTGSGWPAYKNRGVLLEWALLTYMLQKQAAHGFQLWLPPLLVKKEILFGSGQIPKFDGQYYRVEDGEQYLYLIPTAEVVLNGFRSQDILTEKELPLYYAACTPCFRREAGAAGAQERGLVRVHQFHKVEMFAFTTPNQDDIAYEKMLSIVEEMLTELKLPYRLSLLSTGDMSFTASKTIDAEVWLPGQKAFYEVSSISQCTDFQSRRSGTRYKDSQGKLQFVHTLNGSGLATPRLLVAILENNQQADGSVVIPEVLRPYLGGLEILLPKDQ, from the coding sequence ATGTTGGATATAAAAATTATACGCAAGACTCCCGAAGAATGTGAAACTCGACTTCGTAAAAAAGATCCAAAAATTTCTTTAGAACCTGTACTCTCCTTGGATAAAGAGGTCCGTCAACTCAAGACGGATTCAGAAACTTTACAAGCACAAAGACGCCTCTTATCTCAAGATATACATAAAGCTAAAACGCAAGGGGTAGACGCGACAAACTTAATTCAAGAGGTAGAGACTCTTGCTGCGGATCTTGAAAAAATTGAGCAGCACCTCGATCAAAAAAACGCTCAACTACATGAATTGCTGAGCCATCTTCCTAATTACCCTGCTGACGACATTCCTGTATCCGAGGACAAAGCGGGAAATCAAGTCATTAAAAGTGTTGGGGACCTTCCTATATTTTCCTTTCCTCCGAAGCATCACTTAGAGCTAAATCAGGAGTTAGACATCTTAGATTTCCAAGCAGCAGCAAAAACGACAGGATCAGGATGGCCTGCTTATAAAAATCGTGGTGTTCTTCTGGAATGGGCTCTTCTTACGTATATGTTACAGAAGCAAGCAGCTCATGGATTTCAGCTCTGGCTTCCCCCCTTATTAGTGAAGAAAGAAATTTTATTTGGCTCTGGGCAGATTCCGAAATTTGATGGACAATACTATCGTGTTGAGGACGGAGAGCAGTATCTCTATCTGATCCCCACTGCGGAAGTCGTTCTTAATGGGTTTCGTTCCCAAGACATTTTAACAGAAAAAGAACTTCCTCTTTACTATGCTGCGTGCACTCCGTGCTTCCGAAGAGAAGCAGGTGCTGCAGGAGCTCAAGAGAGAGGACTTGTGCGGGTGCATCAATTCCATAAGGTAGAAATGTTTGCCTTTACAACACCCAATCAAGATGATATTGCTTATGAAAAAATGCTTAGTATTGTTGAAGAAATGCTGACAGAGCTCAAGTTGCCTTATCGTCTTTCTTTGCTTTCTACGGGGGATATGTCTTTTACAGCATCCAAGACTATAGATGCTGAGGTCTGGTTGCCAGGACAAAAAGCTTTTTATGAAGTGTCTTCTATTTCTCAGTGTACGGATTTCCAATCGCGGCGCTCTGGGACACGCTATAAAGATAGCCAAGGGAAACTACAGTTTGTTCATACTCTTAACGGTTCAGGTCTGGCAACACCACGTCTCTTGGTAGCTATTTTAGAAAATAACCAACAAGCTGATGGCTCTGTGGTTATTCCTGAAGTCCTTCGTCCTTATTTAGGAGGGTTGGAGATTCTTCTTCCCAAAGACCAGTGA
- the ribD gene encoding bifunctional diaminohydroxyphosphoribosylaminopyrimidine deaminase/5-amino-6-(5-phosphoribosylamino)uracil reductase RibD yields MEDFSEQQLFFMRRAIEIGEKGRITAPPNPWVGCVVVQENRIIGEGFHAYAGGPHAEELAIQNASMPISGSDVYVSLEPCSHFGSCPPCANLLIKHKVSRVFVALVDPDPKVAGQGIAMLRQAGIQVYVGIGESEAQASLQPYLYQRTHNFPWTILKSAASVDGQVADSQGKSQWITCPEARHDVGKLRAESQAILVGSRTVLSDDPWLTARQPQGMLYPKQPLRVVLDSRGSVPPTSKVFDKTSPTLYVTTERCPENYIKVLDSLDVPVLLTESTPSGVDLHKVYEYLAQKKILQVLVEGGTTLHTSLLKERFVNSLVLYSGPMILGDQKRPLVGVLGNLLESASPLTLKSSQILGNSLKVVWEISPQVFEPIRN; encoded by the coding sequence ATGGAAGATTTCTCTGAGCAACAACTCTTTTTTATGCGGCGTGCTATAGAAATCGGAGAAAAGGGTAGAATCACAGCCCCCCCAAATCCTTGGGTAGGGTGTGTGGTCGTTCAAGAAAATCGCATCATAGGGGAGGGATTTCATGCGTATGCTGGAGGACCCCACGCTGAAGAGCTCGCCATACAAAACGCCTCTATGCCTATATCAGGATCCGATGTCTATGTTTCTCTAGAGCCTTGCTCTCATTTTGGGTCATGCCCCCCATGTGCGAACTTACTAATCAAACATAAGGTCTCTAGAGTTTTTGTTGCTCTTGTTGATCCTGATCCCAAAGTCGCAGGTCAAGGAATCGCCATGCTACGTCAGGCAGGGATTCAGGTCTATGTCGGTATTGGAGAGAGCGAAGCACAGGCGTCTCTACAGCCGTATCTATACCAAAGGACCCACAACTTCCCTTGGACAATATTGAAAAGTGCCGCAAGTGTTGATGGTCAAGTTGCCGATTCTCAAGGGAAGTCTCAATGGATTACTTGTCCAGAGGCTCGTCATGATGTGGGAAAATTGCGAGCAGAGTCCCAAGCCATTCTTGTCGGTTCTCGTACGGTTCTTAGTGACGATCCGTGGCTCACAGCAAGACAACCTCAGGGAATGCTCTATCCCAAACAGCCTCTACGTGTCGTCTTAGACAGTCGTGGGAGCGTCCCTCCTACATCAAAAGTCTTTGATAAGACCAGTCCGACTCTGTATGTAACCACAGAACGATGTCCTGAAAATTATATAAAAGTTTTAGATTCCTTAGACGTCCCCGTTTTACTCACAGAATCTACCCCATCAGGAGTGGATCTTCACAAGGTCTATGAGTATCTTGCTCAAAAAAAGATACTACAGGTTCTTGTAGAAGGAGGCACCACACTACATACGTCTTTGCTAAAAGAAAGATTTGTTAATTCTTTGGTTCTTTACTCTGGGCCTATGATTCTTGGGGACCAAAAGAGACCTCTAGTCGGAGTATTAGGAAATTTGTTGGAATCTGCCTCTCCTCTAACTCTGAAAAGTTCCCAAATTTTAGGAAATTCTTTGAAGGTCGTATGGGAGATTTCCCCTCAGGTTTTCGAGCCCATAAGGAATTGA
- a CDS encoding bifunctional 3,4-dihydroxy-2-butanone-4-phosphate synthase/GTP cyclohydrolase II → MIETREEVGSANFVSLERAIEDLRAGKFVIVVDEASREDEGDLIIAGEKITVEKMTFLLQHTTGVVCAALSQERLLSLDLPPMVKDNRCRFKTPFTVSVDAAHGVTTGVSAADRTKVVQLLADPKSKPEDFISPGHFFPLASSPGGVLKRAGHTESTVDLMELAGLQPCGVLAELVNEDYSMMRLPQILEFARKHNIAVIPVTSIIAHRMLSDRLVSKISSARLPTIYGDFTIHVYESLLEGMQHLALVKGNVAGKSNVLVRVHSECVTGDILGSKRCDCGEQLSSAMSYIAEKGTGVLVYLRGQEGRGIGLGHKVRAYALQDNGYDTVDANLAMGFPVDSREYGIGAQILVDLKLTTIKLITHNPQKYFGLQGFGLSITERVPLPVRISEDNEQYLRTKQERMGHWLDLPCCNNRVQ, encoded by the coding sequence ATGATAGAAACTCGAGAAGAGGTAGGCTCTGCAAATTTTGTTTCTTTAGAACGAGCTATTGAGGATTTAAGAGCAGGAAAATTTGTTATTGTTGTTGATGAAGCTTCGAGAGAAGATGAAGGCGACCTGATTATCGCGGGAGAAAAAATTACAGTTGAAAAGATGACGTTTCTTCTCCAGCACACCACAGGAGTGGTTTGCGCTGCTTTAAGCCAAGAACGTCTCTTAAGCTTGGATCTTCCTCCCATGGTTAAGGATAACCGTTGCCGTTTTAAAACTCCCTTCACTGTATCCGTAGATGCTGCTCACGGGGTGACTACAGGAGTTTCTGCCGCAGATAGAACCAAAGTCGTTCAGTTATTAGCAGATCCTAAGAGCAAACCCGAAGATTTTATTAGCCCAGGACACTTTTTCCCCCTAGCAAGTTCTCCAGGAGGAGTGTTAAAACGAGCAGGTCATACAGAATCTACTGTTGACCTAATGGAGTTGGCAGGACTGCAGCCTTGTGGTGTACTCGCAGAATTAGTGAACGAAGACTACTCTATGATGCGATTGCCTCAAATTTTAGAGTTCGCAAGGAAACATAATATTGCAGTGATTCCCGTGACATCGATCATTGCTCATCGCATGCTCTCCGATCGTTTGGTTTCTAAAATCTCTTCAGCACGCCTCCCTACAATTTACGGAGACTTTACGATTCATGTCTATGAATCCTTATTGGAAGGAATGCAACATCTTGCTTTGGTAAAAGGCAATGTTGCTGGAAAAAGTAATGTCCTCGTACGTGTCCACTCAGAGTGTGTCACAGGAGATATTTTAGGATCTAAGCGCTGTGATTGTGGAGAACAATTGAGTTCAGCAATGTCCTACATTGCTGAGAAGGGAACTGGTGTTCTTGTTTACTTGCGAGGGCAGGAAGGCCGAGGGATCGGTTTGGGCCATAAAGTACGTGCTTATGCTTTGCAAGATAACGGTTATGATACTGTAGATGCAAACTTAGCTATGGGATTTCCCGTAGACTCAAGGGAATATGGCATAGGAGCACAAATTCTTGTTGATCTCAAGTTGACAACCATAAAATTAATCACTCATAATCCTCAAAAATATTTTGGGCTTCAAGGTTTCGGACTTAGCATCACAGAAAGAGTTCCTCTTCCTGTTCGCATTTCTGAAGACAATGAGCAGTATTTAAGAACAAAACAGGAACGTATGGGACATTGGCTAGATCTCCCATGCTGTAACAATCGGGTACAATAA
- the ribH gene encoding 6,7-dimethyl-8-ribityllumazine synthase, with protein sequence MKTLKGHLSAKNLRIAIVGSCFNQAMADALVSGTQETFLKFGGSEDGLMTIRVPGAFEIPCTIKKLLSSERKFDAIVACGVLIQGETDHYNQIVNQVAAGIGALSLEFCLPITLSIVAAPSAEIAWQRSGIKGRHLGVSGMTTAIEMATLFTQI encoded by the coding sequence ATGAAAACATTGAAAGGACATTTGTCTGCAAAGAATCTACGTATTGCTATTGTCGGCTCCTGCTTTAATCAAGCTATGGCTGATGCCCTAGTTTCTGGTACTCAGGAAACTTTTTTGAAGTTTGGAGGGAGCGAGGACGGCTTGATGACTATCCGTGTTCCCGGAGCTTTTGAGATTCCCTGTACGATCAAAAAACTTTTATCTTCTGAAAGAAAGTTCGATGCTATTGTTGCATGCGGCGTCCTAATTCAAGGAGAAACAGACCATTATAACCAAATTGTAAATCAAGTAGCGGCAGGTATTGGTGCTCTCTCTTTGGAATTTTGTCTTCCCATAACCTTGTCCATAGTTGCAGCTCCTTCTGCAGAAATCGCTTGGCAAAGATCAGGTATTAAAGGACGTCATTTGGGAGTTTCTGGGATGACGACAGCTATAGAAATGGCAACGTTATTCACTCAAATCTAG
- a CDS encoding lipoprotein — MKRVIYKTIFCGLTLLTSLSSCSLDPKGYNLETKNSRDLNQESVILKENRETPSLVKRLSRRSRRLFARRDQTQKDTLQVQANFKTYAEKISEQDERDLSFVVSSAAEKSSISLALSQGEIKDALYRIREVHPLALIEALAENPALIEGMKKMQGRDWIWNLFLTQLSEVFSQAWSQGVISEEDIAAFASTLGLDSGTVASIVQGERWPELVDIVIT; from the coding sequence ATGAAAAGAGTCATTTATAAAACCATATTTTGCGGGTTAACTTTACTTACAAGTTTGAGTAGTTGTTCCCTGGATCCTAAAGGATATAACCTAGAGACAAAAAACTCGAGGGACTTAAATCAAGAGTCTGTTATACTGAAGGAAAACCGTGAAACACCTTCTCTTGTTAAGAGACTCTCTCGTCGTTCTCGAAGACTCTTCGCTCGACGTGATCAAACTCAGAAGGATACGCTGCAAGTGCAAGCTAACTTTAAGACCTACGCAGAAAAGATTTCAGAGCAGGACGAAAGAGACCTTTCTTTCGTTGTCTCGTCTGCTGCAGAAAAGTCTTCAATTTCGTTAGCTTTGTCTCAGGGTGAAATTAAGGATGCTTTGTACCGTATCCGAGAAGTCCACCCTCTAGCTTTAATAGAAGCTCTTGCTGAAAACCCTGCCTTGATAGAAGGGATGAAAAAGATGCAAGGCCGTGATTGGATTTGGAATCTTTTCTTAACACAATTAAGTGAAGTATTTTCTCAAGCTTGGTCTCAAGGGGTTATCTCTGAAGAAGATATCGCCGCATTTGCCTCCACCTTAGGTTTGGACTCCGGGACCGTTGCGTCCATTGTCCAAGGGGAAAGGTGGCCCGAGCTTGTGGATATAGTGATAACTTAA
- a CDS encoding alanine/glycine:cation symporter family protein has product MLYFIEQLNKLSTSFCVFPMILLLGGFLTWKLRGLQFHGLKLGFNLMLQNKLDDSSSKANEVSSYEAVAGILAGNFGTGNIAGMAVALACGGPGALVWVWLAALLGAIVQYAGSYLGSKYRKPEGNTGEFIGGPIACLAFGMRKKILAGFFALFTIMTAFCAGNCVQVSCIVPLCAEGTPGKLLVGILLALVVIPVLAGGNNRILRFSARVIPFIAGFYCISCGIILFQHASAILPAIKLICSSAFGIKAGLAGIGGYTLSQVISTGINRAVMATDCGSGMVSILQANTKSKNPVVDGLVTLVPPVIVMVVCSITMLVLIVSGAYSSGAQGTLMVMSAFKNSLGSLGSVIVILAMALFGYTTILTWFACAEKSLQYMIPGRRANLWLKAIYVLIIPLGGVIDMRMIWALSDTGFSGMVILNCIALIALLKDVLSTNRDVALLKERECSVADPVRNLDA; this is encoded by the coding sequence ATGTTATATTTTATAGAACAGCTAAATAAACTGAGTACGTCGTTTTGTGTATTCCCTATGATCTTATTGTTAGGGGGGTTCTTGACATGGAAATTACGCGGTTTACAGTTCCACGGGTTAAAGCTCGGCTTTAACTTGATGCTTCAAAATAAATTGGATGATAGTTCATCAAAAGCTAACGAAGTTTCTTCGTACGAAGCTGTAGCCGGAATCCTAGCAGGAAATTTTGGCACGGGAAATATCGCCGGAATGGCTGTCGCCTTAGCTTGTGGAGGTCCAGGCGCCCTGGTCTGGGTCTGGCTTGCAGCCCTCCTCGGAGCTATCGTCCAATATGCTGGCTCCTATTTAGGTTCAAAATATAGGAAACCTGAAGGAAATACAGGAGAATTTATAGGAGGACCCATAGCCTGCCTCGCTTTTGGCATGCGTAAAAAAATACTCGCAGGATTCTTTGCTTTATTCACTATCATGACAGCCTTCTGTGCAGGAAACTGTGTTCAGGTAAGTTGTATCGTTCCTCTCTGTGCAGAAGGAACTCCAGGAAAACTCCTCGTTGGAATTCTACTAGCTCTCGTAGTGATCCCCGTGTTAGCAGGAGGAAATAACCGTATATTAAGATTCTCTGCTCGTGTGATTCCCTTCATAGCAGGATTTTACTGTATTTCTTGCGGGATCATTCTCTTCCAACATGCCTCGGCTATTCTTCCCGCAATCAAACTGATATGCTCTTCAGCATTCGGCATTAAAGCCGGACTCGCTGGAATCGGAGGCTATACTCTTTCGCAAGTCATCTCTACAGGGATTAACCGTGCTGTCATGGCTACAGATTGCGGCAGCGGAATGGTATCTATTTTGCAAGCAAATACAAAAAGCAAAAATCCTGTTGTAGACGGACTCGTTACTCTAGTCCCCCCAGTCATTGTGATGGTTGTTTGCTCTATTACAATGCTCGTTCTAATTGTCTCAGGAGCTTACAGCTCAGGAGCCCAAGGAACTCTAATGGTCATGAGTGCCTTTAAAAATAGCCTCGGCTCTCTAGGTAGTGTGATTGTTATTCTCGCTATGGCCCTATTCGGATATACAACAATATTGACATGGTTTGCTTGCGCAGAAAAAAGTTTACAATATATGATCCCAGGAAGACGAGCAAATCTATGGTTGAAGGCTATATACGTCTTGATCATTCCTCTAGGGGGTGTTATCGATATGCGTATGATTTGGGCCTTATCTGACACAGGTTTTTCTGGTATGGTCATTCTGAACTGCATAGCTCTAATCGCCTTACTGAAAGATGTACTATCCACAAACCGCGATGTTGCTTTGCTTAAAGAACGCGAGTGCTCTGTTGCAGATCCTGTGCGTAATCTAGATGCTTAA
- a CDS encoding YbhB/YbcL family Raf kinase inhibitor-like protein translates to MQLLSPAFAYGAPIPKKYTCQGAGISPPLTFVDVPGAAQSLALIVEDPDVPKEIRSDGLWIHWIVYNLSTTITNLAEGAEIFAVQGLNTSGKPVYEGPCPPDKQHRYFFTLFALDVVLPEEENVTRDQLYEAMEFHIIEQAELMGTYEKS, encoded by the coding sequence ATGCAATTATTGTCCCCAGCGTTTGCTTATGGCGCCCCAATTCCTAAGAAGTATACATGCCAAGGCGCAGGGATTTCCCCTCCCTTGACTTTTGTAGACGTCCCCGGTGCAGCGCAAAGTCTTGCTTTGATTGTCGAAGACCCTGATGTTCCTAAAGAAATTCGTAGCGATGGCCTGTGGATCCACTGGATAGTCTATAACCTATCCACCACAATTACTAATCTTGCCGAAGGAGCTGAAATCTTCGCTGTGCAAGGATTAAATACTTCTGGAAAGCCTGTCTATGAAGGTCCCTGTCCTCCAGATAAACAGCACCGCTACTTCTTTACTCTATTTGCTCTTGACGTAGTTCTTCCAGAAGAAGAAAACGTCACCCGTGATCAGCTATATGAAGCAATGGAATTCCATATTATAGAACAAGCAGAGTTAATGGGAACTTACGAGAAAAGTTAG
- a CDS encoding SET domain-containing protein has translation MSTVTTEPCSSIHISLNNDWRDSQPYSLDRASELLHFRFLPSLVFSNWKVEQQIETLCHKSEKRRLISPLAKWLGKLHKQDLLCPPAPPVSVCWINAHVGYGVFARDEIAPWTYIGEYTGILRHRQAIWMDENDYCFRYPMPLFTLRYFTIDSGKQGNVTRFINHSEQPNAEAIGVFSEGLFHVIIRTIAPIYAGQEICYHYGPLYWKHRKKREEFIPEEE, from the coding sequence ATGTCCACGGTAACTACGGAACCTTGTTCTTCTATACACATTTCTTTGAACAATGATTGGCGAGATAGCCAGCCGTATTCTTTAGACCGAGCGAGTGAACTTCTTCATTTTCGGTTTCTTCCTTCTTTAGTTTTTTCTAACTGGAAGGTAGAACAGCAAATTGAGACTCTTTGTCACAAATCGGAAAAACGTCGTTTGATTTCTCCTCTAGCCAAGTGGTTAGGAAAACTACACAAGCAAGATCTATTATGTCCTCCAGCTCCACCGGTTTCTGTCTGTTGGATTAATGCGCACGTAGGGTATGGAGTTTTTGCTCGTGATGAAATTGCTCCTTGGACATATATCGGAGAATACACGGGAATTTTGCGTCACCGGCAGGCAATTTGGATGGATGAGAACGATTATTGTTTTCGTTATCCGATGCCTTTATTCACTTTAAGATATTTTACTATTGATAGTGGGAAGCAGGGAAACGTCACACGTTTTATCAATCACAGCGAACAACCTAATGCGGAAGCTATCGGGGTTTTCAGTGAGGGATTGTTTCACGTGATTATCAGGACAATAGCACCGATATATGCGGGCCAAGAAATTTGCTATCACTATGGCCCGCTATATTGGAAACACAGGAAGAAGCGAGAGGAATTTATTCCTGAAGAGGAATAA